The Clarias gariepinus isolate MV-2021 ecotype Netherlands chromosome 3, CGAR_prim_01v2, whole genome shotgun sequence DNA window ttccttgccactgtcgccctcggcttgctcaccagggacaaactgaccattttgattcatacaaattcacatttcatactaacttaaataattcttttgactgtgtaaagctgctttgcggcaatgaaaattgctaaaagcgctatagaaataaaattgaattgaattgaattgaatcaacctgtaaatgctcttttgcacaatatttataacttgttatttgcacaaaactcTTTTCTATCTTTGGTGCTACGTACAAGGAATGTAACTGTTTCTTCTCCCACTTCCTCAACTCATTACCACATAACCACGAAGTATTGATATGTTATGTTGTTGTGTTGTCACTTTGTCGCTCTTAATAGCACagttgcacatgcactttatgctGTCTCTTTTTTATAGAACTTAGATAGTtatctgttaatttaaaaatggcaATCTCTTTTGTCTCaactagtcagctaattaggtttcttagttaacTAGTTGGTTTTGTTAacttgtgttgttaatttatgttgtatgtagcaccttggtcctggaggaacattgttttgtttaactgtgtactgaactgtttatggttaaaatgacaataacagcctacttgacttgacttgacttgacttggaaCCAGCAGATGGTTTTCAATTTATATGGCAAAACTGGTCTGAAATGAAGGACATGCTGATAAAGAgatcataaaatgaaattaacgtATAGGGAAACAAAGACAAAGTGTTATCCCCTTGTAAAGTCTTCTTAGTACAATTAATTGATGTAGGCAATGTGCATTTTTTGATCCTTGGCAAATAGCAGGCCTGGATGTTTGGTCACCTCAAACCAGAACTTTGTAACAATCACACTCACACtttattttatgataataaaattTAGATCAATGGTGTTAAATCTGATCTTAAAATGGAGAGTTAAACTGCAGTTGAATTCCAGCCAAGCAGCAACTCCACCTGACTCTACTTACTTAATTAAATTGTGTAGACTTCCAAAAGATTTTTATGTGCAAGTCCTGTTTCTCAGGAATAACAAGCTAGGTTTGTAAAAattgtggggggaaaaatctaACGAAATTCACAATTAAAATGATGAAAGGACGTACAATAAAAGGCACAACTGCACTTATGTGGGCTAAAACCAATCCCTGTCCTGCTGGGATATTTGTCCCCAAAAACACACAGCAGGAATTCCACCCTGCTTCCACAATCTTCACTTAAACAGTACTGTAAGTCCTTTAACTACACAAGTCACTCCCTTAATTAAGGCTAATTCATATATCAGTCACCAAAACACTAAGAGTTACAGTCCATCCATTAGTGCAGAATATCCAAACAATGCCCTGTCTTCTGCGCTGCGTTTGTACAGTATTAAAGTTTTAGAGTTCAGAGGATCCTCCCTAGTTCCACACATTAGACGGACGACACTAATACCTAGCGATAATCCCCAAAAAGCCACACCAAGTTGTTTCTGTACATGTCCATGTGTATAAAAAGTCTGGTATGACAGTAAGTAGTCACCGAGCTACGGTGAAGGAGCTTACTGATCATCTTCACACACTGAAGCATCATGGAGTCCAGAGCGTCTCTCTCTATTCTAGCCCTGCTGCTTGGCTTCTCGCAAGCTTTCTATCTTAACCAATCTCAGGATGTGGACATCACAACAAGGATTCTCACCACCAACAAAGGTCTGATAACTTTCCACTTACAATATGTTTGCCTGTCTCACTCTACAGTATGCTAAtgattttgtaataatttcatTGTAAATCCACTTTGTGTCCTTGCACCAGACACAGAAAGTCTGGTGATCAGGGTTTTATTTGACACCAGAAGATTTACCTCAAAAAGCTAAGGCATTACAAGTAACACTGCTTAGTGATTTTgctgtctttatttctttttgtttctctgtcTAAAGGATCCAATGAAGTGTTATTGGAAGGAGACATCCTCTTGCCAAGAGGCAGGAACGCTCTTGTCTGCACCACCAACGACTGCTTTTGGAAAAAGTCCCCAAATGGCTTAGTGGAGGTGCCTTTTACAGTGAGCAGTGATTTCTGTAAGTGAAAGACTTCCTTGTTCACACTTTCCAGTTATgacacatttctgtttattcctTAACAATGTGCTGACTGTTTTCTTTATAGCTTCCTCTGACTTGACTATAATTACCAGCGCCATGGCTACCTTCCACAGTAAAACCTGCATTAAATTCATTCCCAGGACAAATGAAACCGACTATATTAGCATCCAGAACCTAAATGGGTGAGCATCAGTCAAACATTTTCTATAACCTGTAAATACAGTTTCATATTTTGAATTCGCTTTTAATGTCCACATGTTGGCTTCAGTGACGTCCTCAATCTTGTCTCTTTTCCCCCAGATGCTACTCTAGTGTGGGCAAAACAGGCGGTGCTCAGGTGGTCTCTCTCAGCAGGTTCGGTTGTGTTTACTATGGCATCGTCGAGCACGAGCTGAACCATGCGCTCGGTTTCTATCATGAGCATACTAGGAGTGACCGTGACAGTTATGTCCAAATCAACTGGGCAAACATCCAGTCATCAATGAAGTCTAACTTTGACCTGCAGAACACCAACAACCTCAACACGGCGTATGACTACTCCTCCATCATGCACTACGCAAAAACAGCTTTCTCTGCCAATGGTCTGGATACCATCACTCCTATTCCTAATAAAGCAGTGAATATTGGACAGAGACAGGAACTGTCCACCATCGACATCCTGAGAATTAACAAGCTCTACAACTGCTAAACTTGTTCAGAACTTTCGGCTTGAAACATCATCTCTGTAAGATAACATATCTGTTAATGATAGAGGATGCAGGGATGACTTCACTTGCTGGAATCATACAATAAAATGGTTACAAGCATGTTGTTCTTATTATgtgctttaaaatgtatttatccttaacaacacaaaacattgcTGTTGTCCTACAATCATAAATCTGAATAAATCTAAAGATGCGACATAATTAGTGCTCAAACATTTACATCACACATTTAACATGATTTTATTGAATACTAAAAGTACAATCAAAAACCAATTTCATAAATGAGCTCGacagcattaaataatgaaatctAATCATGAGTGAATCATCTATCAATTAAATCTTAAGGGCTGCGTTAAtcaaagaaaattaaagaatttaacTACTGTATAGACTACATGACTGGCATAGAATTATAATATTCTGGGGGGTTctcggagtaaaaaaaaatctctttatttgtccatatacagtagaaccttgaattacgagcataattctttccagaagtgggcttgtaATCAAAACAATtgtaaatcaaaatttattttacccctaagaaataattaaaactcaaattcgttccacaaccccaaaaataaatatataaaaataattaatacaaaatatgaagtaacaataaaacaaattaacatgcaaCATTaacctataaaaaaataaaacctgttaagtgtttccgttagtttttatgctgtgtgtgtgtttgtttgcgcATGCGCTGtatcagtggcggctggtgaaaatttttcttggtggggctgatgtgacaaaatatttctttgtttagtccaatataagaattaaaatcaacaatcAGACGataattacaattaacagtaatgatttaatctcctccacAAAATCACcattttcacagataaagtaaatgaacaaatttctattgtataatacgccatgcatgcttaagagagtatcaaatacaataatcaacatcaaagggtatgatcagctggatcacctttcgagcaaagttgcatctcaaagtggttcacacaaagaaaaacagttttaaaaatgcaatttaacacaacagtctaaaacgggtatattaataaggatctcaccgaatttggtggaaactgctcttcgctcgttaagttcgccatcagtactctgattgaccgcgcctcaatagaaaaaaaacttaaatctcgcggtattttctgctgcttggggcaaaattttcagcgccccaagaccataaaattctgagaaactgattggccgcatatttattaatttaccctagcaacagtacatgacgggctatttggctgcactcaggggcgctttttctcagcgccccatgacagaaacgatacaagtctgtctgtggaaatgcactggtgaatgaatgtcactaggtgggaaatgttgtatatgttattcatatcgcatgtaggcacatactggtgggtaaaccgaatttaaaaacttaatttgtaaaaatatattttacatttttagcccctcttatcagggagggcggtgccccagcgccccctatgggccggccgccactgcgctgtatatgtgtatgtgctgAAGATAAGACGAGAGGAGGAATGACTCCCTCCCCCCTCTCATCTTACAGAGTAGCCCTACTGTGCGGGATGACTTTCGAACATACACATATACTAtaggaaacactgttttatcgggaaaataaacaagaaatctctgaCATTGACCTTTTTCAGCACTCTGGGCTGGAACTGTGTTTTTTGAGTGGCCATCCCTTTATGTTCACAGACATTCTTACTGGTTACTTTTTATATCAATCCATTCTTAGTATAGCACAATGCACACTGCTCTGTATGGAAACTGAATTGGGTCACACAACCTAAGACTCAAAGTCCTTATTTGAGAATTGTTGGGTATTTTTGCCAATCCTAATCCTGTTTAAAAACACTAATCACTTTCAAATGATATTGGGTGCtaataaaaggaaacaaaagaattaaaaaaagacagcCCATATTAGAATTTGGAGTTTGGAGGGGTAAATGAAAAACTTCACAAATCaaagaactttttggtaaatcCATATCTGGGGCTGCATCTGTTTGTGGTCCTTTCCTAGTGATGGGTTTACTTACCAACCACACAGGTAGCACAATCTGTCACTTTGAATGATTAATTTTATGACACAAAAGTTCTGGAGCAGACAGCTGGAGACTAATAGTTTGTTagatgaaaaaaagacaatgaCAGTAAAGTGAAGGGTAAATTTAGCTTTCTCTGATTCTCTGTAACCTGTCTCTGAACTTTGGTGAATCAAGAGAGATGGttgatgacttcaggaggacatgaAGCGAATACTTTCCAAAGAACATAACGACTCCTCCGTGAAGATCGTCAACAATCCTGGGTGTTCACCTGGAGGGGAACTTTACCTGGTCTCTCAAGGTCCTTACTCAAGAAAGCCCACCAACATCTTTTCTCCCTAAGAAAGCTAAGGAGCTGCCACCACAGATCCTTACCACATTCTGTAAAGGGAgtattgagagcatcctgagcggcagcgtcactgtctggtttggtaATTGTGCCAtctcggaccgcaagaccctacagtggATAGAGAGGACAGCcaagaagatcatcggggtctctcttccgTCTATCAAAGAAATCTACACAACATGCTGCATCTGCAAAGccaacagcattgtggctgattggaCACACtactgccatctggaaaaaggtactgaagcatttgggcacacacatccagactgtgtaacAGCACCTTTACACAAGTCATCCGTCTCCTCAggaaaaagggactggactgataagcacacacacacacacacacacacacacaatcactcagatgaactcaactacctcaaaacattggaACTGAACTGATGAACACAAACGTACaaacactgatcaacaaccagCTAACAGATGTTTATATCAACCTGTAAACGCTCTTTTGTACAATATTTATAacttgttatttgcacaaaactcTTTTCTATCTTTGGTGCTACGTACAAGGAATGtaactgtttctcctcccacttcCTCAACTCATTACCACATAACCACGAAGTATTGATATGTTATGTTGTTGTGTTGTCACTTTGTCGCTCTTAATGGCACagttgcacatgcactttatgctgtctcttttttttatagaactTAGATAGTtatctgttaatttaaaaatggcaATCTCTTTTGTCTCaactagtcagctaattaggtttcttagttaacTAGTTGGTTTTGTTAacttgtgttgttaatttatgttgtatgtagcaccttggtcctggaggaacattgttttgtttaactgtgtactgaactgtttatggttaaaatgacaataacagcctacttgacttgacttgacttgacttgacttggaaCCAGCAGatggtttttaatttttatggcaaAACTGGTCTGAAATGAAGGTCATGCTGATAAAGAgatcataaaatgaaattaacgtATAGGGAAACAAAGACAAAGTGTTATCCCCTTGTAAAGTCTTCTTAGTACAATTAATTGATGTAGGCAATGTGCATTTTTTGATGCTTGGCAAATAGCAGGCCTGGATGTTTGGTCACCTCAAACCAGAACTTTATAACAATCACACTTACACtttattttatgataataaaattTAGATTAATAGTGTTAAATCTGATCTTAAAATGGAGAGTTAAGCTGCAGTTGAATTCCAGCCAAGCAGCAACCCCACCTGACTCTACTTACTTAATTAAATTGTGTAGACTTCCAAAAGATTTTTATGTGCAAGTCTTGTTTCTCAGGAATAACAAGCTAGGTTTGTGAAAattgtggggggaaaaatcaaCCGAAATTCACAATTAAAATGATGAAAGGACGTACAATAAAAGGCACAACTGCACTAATGTGGGCTAAAACCAATCCCTGTCCTGCTGGGatatttttccccaaaaaacacacagcagAAATTCCACCCTGCTTCCACAATCATCACTTGAACAGTACTGTAAGTCCTTTAACTACACAAGTCACTCCCTTAATTAAGGCTAATTCATATATCAGTCACCAAAACACTAAGAGTTACAGTCCATCCATTAGTGCAGAATATCCAAACAATGCCCTGTCTTCTGCGCTGCGTTTGTACGGTATTAAGGTTTTAGAGTTCAGAGGATCCTCCCTATAGTTCCACACGTAAGACAGACGAGACTAACAGCTAGCGATAATCCCCAAAAAGCCACACCAAGTTGTTTCTGTACATGTCCATGTGTATAAATGGTCTGGTATGACAGTATGTAGTCACTGAGCTACGGTGAAGGAGCTTACTGATCATCTTCACACACTGAAGCATCATGGAGTCCAGAGCGTCTCTCTCCATTCTAGCCCTGCTGCTTGGCTTCTCGCAAGCTTTCTATCTTAACCAATCAGGATGTGGACATCACAACAAGGATTCTCACCACCAACAAAGGTCTGATAACTTTCCACTTACAATATGTTTGCCTGTCTCACTCTACAGTATGCTAAtgattttgtaataatttcatTGTAAATCCACTTTGTGTCCTTGCACCAGACACAGAAAGTCTGGTGATCAGGGTTTTATTTGACACCAGAAGATTTACCTCAAAAAGCTAAGGCATTACAAGTAACACTGCTTAGTGATTTTGctgtcttcatttctttttgtttttctgtctaaAGGATTCAATGAAGTGTTATTGGAAGGAGACATCCTCTTGCCAAGAGGCAGGAACGCTCTTGTCTGCACCACCTACGACTGCTTTTGGAAAAAGTCCCCAAATGGCTTAGTGGAGGTGCCTTTTACAGTGAGCAGTGATTTCTGTAAGTGAAAGACTTCCTTGTTCACACTTTCCAGTTATGACATATTTCTGTTTATTCCTTAACTATGTGCTGACTGTTTTCTTTATAGCTTCCTCTGACTTGACTATAATTACCAGCGCCATGGCTACCTTCCACAGTAAAACCTGCATTAAATTCATTCCCAGGACAAATGAAACCGACTATATCAGCATCCAGAACCTAAATGGGTGAGGATCTGTTAAACATTTTCTATAACCTGTAAATACAGTTTCATATTTTGAATTCGCTTTTAATGTCCACATGTTGGCTTCAGTGACGTCCTCAATCTTGTCTCTTTTCCCACAGATGCTACTCTAGTGTGGGCAAAACAGGCGGTGCTCAGGTGGTCTCTCTCAGCAGGTTCGGTTGTGTTTACTATGGCATCGTCGAGCACGAGCTGAACCATGCGCTCGGTTTCTATCATGAGCATACTAGGAGTGACCGTGACAGTTATGTCCAAATCAACTGGGCAAACATCCAGTCATCAATGAAGTCTAACTTTGACCTGCAGAACACCAACAACCTCAACACGGCGTATGACTACTCCTCCATCATGCACTACGCAAAAACAGCTTTCTCTGCCAATGGTCTGGATACCATCACTCCTATTCCTAATAAAGCAGTGAATATTG harbors:
- the LOC128518800 gene encoding hatching enzyme 1.2-like — its product is MESRASLSILALLLGFSQAFYLNQSQDVDITTRILTTNKGSNEVLLEGDILLPRGRNALVCTTNDCFWKKSPNGLVEVPFTVSSDFSSSDLTIITSAMATFHSKTCIKFIPRTNETDYISIQNLNGCYSSVGKTGGAQVVSLSRFGCVYYGIVEHELNHALGFYHEHTRSDRDSYVQINWANIQSSMKSNFDLQNTNNLNTAYDYSSIMHYAKTAFSANGLDTITPIPNKAVNIGQRQELSTIDILRINKLYNC